The Aequorivita sublithincola DSM 14238 genome window below encodes:
- a CDS encoding SprT-like domain-containing protein has product MTEILEKYIPQASVVSAFELIKTHKVHLKIVNERVTRHGDYQKMPNGQHKITVNASLNKYRFLITLVHEIAHLEAFTKYGRLIKPHGLEWKRTFQLLMLPFLRPEVFPNQLLPLLARHFKNPKASSDTDAKLALALKQFDPENDKNYIFEIPFGGHFRLYNGKIFKRGNQRVKRFECLEVSTGRTYLFNPNAEVEFLK; this is encoded by the coding sequence ATGACAGAAATACTTGAAAAATACATTCCCCAAGCTTCCGTAGTTTCAGCCTTTGAACTTATAAAAACGCATAAAGTTCATCTAAAGATTGTGAATGAACGCGTTACTCGCCACGGCGATTACCAAAAAATGCCGAATGGACAACATAAAATTACAGTCAATGCTTCGCTGAATAAATATCGATTCTTAATCACGTTGGTTCACGAGATAGCGCATTTGGAAGCTTTTACAAAATATGGAAGACTCATAAAGCCACATGGTTTGGAGTGGAAACGGACATTTCAGCTTTTGATGTTACCATTTTTGCGTCCAGAAGTTTTCCCAAATCAGCTGTTGCCATTGCTGGCGCGTCATTTCAAAAATCCAAAAGCTTCCAGTGATACAGACGCTAAGCTCGCCTTGGCTTTAAAGCAGTTTGACCCAGAGAACGATAAAAACTATATCTTTGAAATCCCCTTCGGTGGGCATTTTAGATTGTACAACGGTAAAATTTTTAAACGTGGAAATCAACGTGTAAAACGCTTTGAATGCTTAGAGGTTTCAACTGGAAGAACGTATCTTTTTAATCCTAATGCGGAAGTGGAGTTTTTGAAGTGA
- a CDS encoding mannose-1-phosphate guanylyltransferase, whose amino-acid sequence MNKDYYAVIMAGGIGSRFWPVSTEVFPKQFHDMLGTGQTLLQKTFSRLNKIIPSENIYILTNEMYLEITLKQLPEISEKQVVLEPAMRNTAPCILLSALKIKKRNPNAIMLVAPSDHWIEDERAFAQDVQACFDAAQRDDILLTLGIEPTFPNTGFGYIESDKNDSSEIKKVKQFCEKPDYETAKQFLNAGNFLWNAGIFIWSAKNIVASFEKHLTEMNSLFSKGMAFLNTSEEKIFIEENYSEAQNISIDYGILEKADNVYLKKATFDWNDLGTWGALYDKLEKDENNNSVVNAETFVKDSKNNMIFMASKKLVVLDGIEDYIVVDKEDVLLLFPKQKEQEIKELLKEVSKKFGKKYL is encoded by the coding sequence ATGAACAAAGATTATTATGCAGTAATTATGGCCGGCGGCATTGGATCGCGATTTTGGCCTGTTAGTACCGAAGTATTTCCAAAGCAATTTCACGATATGCTTGGAACGGGGCAAACTTTGCTGCAAAAAACTTTTTCGCGGCTTAACAAAATTATCCCTTCAGAAAATATTTACATTCTTACTAATGAAATGTATCTGGAAATTACACTAAAACAACTTCCAGAAATTTCTGAGAAACAAGTTGTTTTAGAGCCCGCAATGCGAAATACGGCGCCTTGTATTTTACTTTCGGCTTTAAAAATTAAAAAGAGAAATCCAAATGCCATAATGCTCGTAGCGCCAAGCGATCATTGGATTGAAGATGAAAGAGCTTTTGCACAAGATGTGCAAGCTTGTTTTGATGCCGCTCAACGCGATGACATTTTACTTACATTAGGAATTGAACCAACCTTCCCAAATACAGGTTTTGGATATATTGAAAGTGATAAAAACGATTCTTCTGAAATTAAAAAAGTAAAGCAATTTTGTGAAAAGCCAGATTATGAAACAGCAAAACAATTTCTAAATGCTGGAAATTTTCTTTGGAATGCAGGAATATTTATTTGGAGCGCAAAAAATATTGTTGCTTCTTTTGAAAAGCATTTAACTGAAATGAATTCATTGTTTTCAAAAGGAATGGCTTTTTTGAACACTTCCGAAGAAAAAATATTCATAGAAGAGAATTATTCCGAAGCCCAAAATATTTCTATTGACTACGGAATTCTTGAAAAAGCTGATAATGTTTATCTAAAAAAAGCAACTTTTGATTGGAATGATTTGGGAACATGGGGCGCACTTTATGATAAGCTTGAAAAAGATGAAAACAATAATTCGGTGGTAAATGCGGAAACTTTTGTAAAAGATTCCAAGAATAATATGATTTTTATGGCTTCAAAAAAACTAGTTGTTTTGGACGGAATTGAAGACTATATTGTGGTCGATAAAGAAGATGTTTTACTTTTGTTTCCGAAGCAAAAGGAACAAGAGATTAAGGAGCTTCTAAAAGAAGTTTCAAAAAAATTTGGTAAAAAGTATTTATAA